From Citricoccus sp. SGAir0253, a single genomic window includes:
- a CDS encoding sarcosine oxidase subunit delta, which produces MLSIPCPECGPRDEIEFHYGGQAHIAYPEDPHSLDDRGWAEYLFYRDNPKGLFAERWQHSAGCRKWFNALRDTWTYEFTATYRVGEPRPDIPAEATHATATSPSSPKGGTL; this is translated from the coding sequence ATGCTTTCCATCCCCTGCCCCGAGTGCGGGCCGCGCGACGAGATCGAGTTCCACTACGGGGGCCAGGCGCACATCGCCTACCCCGAGGACCCCCACAGCCTGGACGACCGCGGCTGGGCCGAGTACCTGTTCTACCGCGACAACCCGAAGGGCCTGTTCGCCGAGCGGTGGCAGCACTCCGCCGGCTGCCGCAAGTGGTTCAACGCCCTGCGCGACACCTGGACCTACGAGTTCACCGCCACCTACCGCGTCGGCGAACCCCGGCCCGACATCCCCGCGGAGGCGACCCACGCCACCGCCACCAGCCCTTCGAGCCCCAAGGGAGGCACCCTGTGA
- a CDS encoding sarcosine oxidase subunit beta family protein: MADLLPEHPDFLWRNPEPKSSYDAVIVGGGGHGLATAYYLASRHGMTNIAILERGWLAGGNMARNTTIIRSNYLWDESAAIYEHSLKLWEGLPEELDYDFLFSQRGVMNLAHTLQDVRESKRRVNANVLNGVDAEWLDPQQVKELCPIINTGDDIRYPVMGATYQPRAGIAKHDHVAWAFARKCDEMGVDIIQNCEVTGFVKDGNRVVGVETTRGRINAGKVGLAAAGHSSVLADLAGFRLPISSHPLQALVSELFEPVHPTVVMSNHVHVYVSQAHKGELVMGAGIDSYNGYGQRGAFHVVEEQLAAAVELFPIFARAHLLRTWGGIVDTTFDASPIVSTTPIDELYVNCGWGTGGFKGTPASGFTFAHTIATGEAHPLNAPFALDRFETGHLIDEHGAAAVAH; the protein is encoded by the coding sequence ATGGCTGACCTGCTTCCCGAGCACCCCGACTTCCTCTGGCGCAACCCCGAGCCGAAGTCCAGCTACGACGCCGTCATCGTCGGCGGCGGCGGCCACGGCCTGGCCACCGCCTACTACCTCGCCTCGCGGCACGGCATGACCAACATCGCCATCCTCGAGCGCGGCTGGCTGGCCGGCGGCAACATGGCCCGCAACACCACGATCATCCGCTCGAACTACCTGTGGGACGAGTCCGCGGCCATCTACGAGCACTCCCTCAAGCTGTGGGAGGGCCTGCCGGAGGAACTGGACTACGACTTCCTGTTCTCCCAGCGCGGCGTGATGAACCTGGCCCACACCCTGCAGGACGTGCGCGAGTCCAAGCGCCGCGTCAACGCCAACGTCCTCAACGGCGTGGACGCCGAGTGGCTGGACCCGCAGCAGGTCAAGGAGCTGTGCCCGATCATCAACACCGGGGACGACATCCGCTACCCGGTCATGGGCGCCACCTACCAGCCGCGCGCCGGCATCGCCAAGCACGACCACGTGGCGTGGGCCTTCGCCCGCAAGTGCGACGAGATGGGCGTGGACATCATCCAGAACTGCGAGGTCACCGGCTTCGTCAAGGACGGCAACCGCGTCGTCGGCGTCGAGACCACCCGCGGGCGCATCAACGCCGGCAAGGTGGGCCTGGCCGCGGCCGGCCACTCCTCGGTCCTGGCGGACCTGGCCGGGTTCCGGCTGCCGATCTCCTCGCACCCGCTGCAGGCCCTGGTGTCCGAGCTGTTCGAGCCGGTGCACCCGACCGTGGTGATGTCCAACCACGTGCACGTGTACGTCTCCCAGGCGCACAAGGGCGAGCTGGTCATGGGCGCGGGCATCGACTCCTACAACGGCTACGGCCAGCGCGGCGCGTTCCACGTGGTCGAGGAGCAGCTGGCGGCCGCCGTCGAGCTCTTCCCGATCTTCGCCCGGGCGCACCTGCTGCGGACCTGGGGCGGCATCGTGGACACGACGTTCGACGCGTCCCCGATCGTCTCCACCACCCCGATCGACGAGCTCTACGTCAACTGCGGCTGGGGCACCGGCGGGTTCAAGGGCACCCCCGCCTCCGGATTCACCTTCGCCCACACCATCGCCACCGGTGAGGCCCACCCGCTGAACGCCCCGTTCGCGCTGGACCGCTTCGAGACCGGACACCTCATCGACGAGCACGGCGCCGCCGCCGTGGCCCACTGA
- the glyA gene encoding serine hydroxymethyltransferase → MTQSALGTVAVPAELTRSLGELDPEVAGLIDAELDRQRSGLEMIASENHTAAAVMAAQGSVLTNKYAEGYPGKRYYGGCEHVDAIETIAIERAKALFGAGFANVQPHSGAQANASVMHALIRPGDTVLGLDLAHGGHLTHGMRLNFSGRLYDIVAYGVDEATHRVDMDQVAALARAHRPKLIVAGWSAYPRQLDFAAFRAIADEVGAYLMVDMAHFAGLVATGLHPNPVPHAHVVTSTTHKTLAGPRGGIILTNDAEIAKKVNSAVFPGQQGGPLEHVIAGKAVAFRIAAGQAFADRQARTLAGARILAERLTAEDVAGHGITVLTGGTDVHLVLVDLRDSSLDGRQGEDLLAQVEITINRNAVPFDPRPPMVTSGLRIGTPALATRGFGEAAFTEVAEIIAATLVAGATAAANGTEVPDTVLAGLRDRVTALATTHPLYPNLDPMGA, encoded by the coding sequence ATGACGCAGTCTGCACTGGGCACCGTGGCCGTTCCGGCGGAGTTGACGCGGTCGCTGGGGGAGCTGGATCCGGAGGTGGCCGGGCTGATCGATGCCGAGCTTGACCGGCAGCGCTCGGGCCTGGAGATGATCGCCTCGGAGAACCACACGGCCGCGGCGGTGATGGCCGCCCAGGGCTCGGTGCTGACGAACAAGTACGCCGAGGGCTACCCGGGCAAGCGGTACTACGGCGGGTGCGAGCACGTGGACGCGATCGAGACGATCGCGATCGAGCGGGCCAAGGCCCTGTTCGGGGCGGGCTTCGCCAACGTCCAGCCGCACTCCGGGGCCCAGGCCAACGCCTCGGTGATGCACGCGCTGATCCGTCCCGGGGACACGGTGCTGGGCCTGGACCTGGCCCACGGCGGGCACCTGACCCACGGGATGCGCCTGAACTTCTCCGGCCGGCTCTACGACATCGTCGCCTACGGGGTGGACGAGGCCACCCACCGGGTGGACATGGACCAGGTCGCCGCCCTGGCCCGGGCGCACCGGCCGAAGCTGATCGTGGCCGGCTGGTCGGCCTACCCCCGCCAGCTGGACTTCGCCGCGTTCCGGGCGATCGCCGACGAGGTCGGGGCGTACCTGATGGTGGACATGGCCCACTTCGCCGGGCTGGTGGCCACCGGGCTGCACCCGAACCCGGTCCCGCACGCCCACGTGGTGACCTCCACCACGCACAAGACCCTGGCCGGCCCGCGCGGGGGGATCATCCTGACCAACGACGCCGAGATCGCCAAGAAGGTCAACTCCGCGGTGTTCCCCGGCCAGCAGGGCGGGCCGCTGGAGCACGTGATCGCCGGCAAGGCGGTCGCGTTCCGGATCGCCGCCGGCCAGGCGTTCGCCGACCGGCAGGCCCGGACCCTGGCCGGGGCGCGGATCCTGGCCGAGCGGCTCACCGCCGAGGACGTGGCCGGGCACGGGATCACCGTGCTGACCGGGGGCACCGACGTGCACCTGGTGCTGGTGGACCTGCGCGACTCGTCCCTGGACGGCCGGCAGGGCGAGGACCTGCTGGCGCAGGTGGAGATCACCATCAACCGCAACGCGGTCCCGTTCGACCCGCGCCCGCCGATGGTCACCTCCGGGCTGCGGATCGGCACCCCGGCCCTGGCCACCCGCGGGTTCGGCGAGGCCGCCTTCACCGAGGTCGCCGAGATCATCGCCGCCACCCTGGTCGCCGGGGCCACCGCCGCCGCCAACGGCACCGAGGTCCCCGACACCGTCCTGGCCGGCCTGCGCGACCGCGTCACCGCCCTGGCCACCACCCACCCCCTGTACCCGAACCTCGACCCGATGGGAGCCTGA
- a CDS encoding GntR family transcriptional regulator has translation MSTRLDVAPTSTSLADQAYQAIRDRLIMLDIAPGEPINEGRLSEEFGFGRTPVREALKRLETDHLVASFPRRGTFATTVDITELAAISEVRQLLEPLAARKAALNTNEAVRDQLREVSAALESLDSLEAGRGRRELMEYDLEVHRLIYRAAGNHHLQEPLIRLDNLATRIWCVVLDRLPSVQDHIVEHRDLIQAILEGDADRAARLAADHVGHFESMVRAAL, from the coding sequence ATGAGCACCCGGCTCGACGTCGCACCGACCAGCACCTCCCTGGCCGACCAGGCCTACCAAGCGATCCGCGACCGCCTGATCATGCTGGACATCGCCCCCGGCGAGCCCATCAACGAGGGCCGGCTCTCCGAGGAGTTCGGCTTCGGCCGCACCCCCGTCCGCGAGGCCCTCAAGCGCCTGGAGACGGACCACCTCGTGGCCTCGTTCCCGCGCCGGGGCACGTTCGCCACCACGGTGGACATCACGGAGCTGGCGGCGATCTCCGAGGTCCGCCAGCTCCTCGAGCCACTGGCCGCCCGCAAGGCCGCGCTCAACACCAACGAGGCGGTCCGGGACCAGCTGCGCGAGGTCTCCGCGGCCCTCGAGTCCCTGGACTCCCTCGAGGCAGGCCGGGGCCGGCGGGAACTCATGGAGTACGACCTCGAGGTGCACCGGCTCATCTACCGGGCCGCGGGCAACCACCACCTGCAGGAGCCGCTGATCCGGTTGGACAACCTGGCCACCCGCATCTGGTGCGTGGTCCTGGACCGGCTGCCCTCGGTGCAGGACCACATCGTGGAGCACCGGGACCTCATCCAGGCCATCCTCGAGGGCGACGCCGACCGCGCGGCCCGGCTGGCCGCCGACCACGTGGGCCACTTCGAGTCCATGGTGCGCGCGGCCCTCTAG